The Drosophila nasuta strain 15112-1781.00 chromosome 2L, ASM2355853v1, whole genome shotgun sequence genome window below encodes:
- the LOC132798456 gene encoding mucin-3A isoform X3 produces the protein MRSSTGSERSSSQLSIYDYPEHLNPFADDDNHKRLRFWSLSKRGDNRRRSFSVGNLKELWPLKTFSLRKKKSSTLGIQKTSESPPVLRRSLEPNSLYPGDQAFRRQYTNSLQNINTPRGLRSSGTNFSPVHNPHQRSTISEGYLTPLSQRYHPTRSSQTSLVSSNPFESDIESDATDIGSVSLGGVRKSYRKKRRAPLAPTKEMLSKTSTPVNGKQEDSELKAEQNKAIRSLADEIEQFVNNSNETSTAPIPTVVVESPSPRPESPQTTNNNLEPPIFAKVRIPSKSTESDPSLQEGTITITTVTCTSTIDPVTEIKTVQIDSNLDQNTKSSPVAESPKIERKFSGKKIPPKPPVRSHFTKSENKLQSIERTSSSKPVTDTTRVDEPSSSSVKIIETSFVSKTPQTEPKILEQTSSPASPSRSSITRTEPEEENKLQNVEYTLTNEQSAVLAKVKIVESSTAIGSPQHEPKIPQQQTSSPVPPRRRSIAKENKIQIVEPIVKALQIDESTSSSADTVSEVTKTDSKIVSSSIAAGSNDVETKTVKFIKSSQTEHKIADQTNLPKPTTSELSLIEETKIANTEHTLTNVAGTGNLSEDRINRQPLSQSSERKGLNNLSTAQKYCFKENNNAENYEYLNKPLTIFENSERKSERPDDGGAQPKPKSVKEIIDSINRSQKLLKDSAAKGTTVYSTALYTENNNIGPISNQRSSQVPSEISPNILTASSSGAPLENEQQVEENYFQKSKINKTAFQYRESSPTALNLDWNPLPKPKRINNGSST, from the exons ATGCGTTCGAGCACTGGTTCGGAGAGGTCTTCGAGTCAACTTTCAATATATGATTATCCAGAGCATTTGAATCCATTTGCCGATGATGACAATCACAAACGTTTGCGATTTTGGAGTTTATCAAAACGCGGCGATAACAGACGACGAAGTTTTTCGGTTGGAAACTTAAAAGAATTGTG GCCTCTCAAAACTTTTTCATTAAGAAAAAAGAAGTCATCGACTTTGGGTATACAGAAGACATCAGAAAGCCCTCCAGTTTTACGTCGGAGTTTAGAACCAAACTCTCTGTACCCAGGAGACCAGGCCTTCAGAAGACAATATACGAATTCCTTGCAGAATATCAATACACCAAGAGGT CTAAGATCGAGCGGTACAAACTTTAGTCCCGTTCACAATCCCCATCAACGGTCAACAATAAGTGAAGGGTATTTAACGCCGTTAAGTCAACGATACCATCCAACCag ATCTTCACAGACCAGTTTAGTGAGCTCAAATCCATTTGAAAGTGATATAGAGTCGGATGCGACCGACATTGGAAGTGTTTCACTTGGCGGAGTCCGCAAATCCTATCGCAAAAAGAGAAGAGCACCTTTAGCACCAACTAAGGAGATG ctGAGTAAGACGTCGACTCCCGTAAATGGAAAACAAGAGGATAGTGAATTGAAAGCTGAGCAAAATAAAGCGATTCGATCCCTTGCCGATGAAATAgaacaatttgtaaataatagtAATGAGACTTCAACTGCTCCAATCCCAACAGTCGTAGTGGAGTCCCCCTCTCCTCGCCCTGAAAGTCCTCAAACTACAAACAACAACTTAGAACCGCCAATATTCGCTAAAGTTCGAATCCCAAGCAAATCTACCGAAAGTGATCCAAGTTTGCAGGAGGGTACGATAACAATAACGACTGTAACTTGTACTTCAACGATCGATCCTGTGACAGAAATTAAAACTGTGCAAATAGATAGTAATTTAGATCAAAACACAAAGTCTTCCCCTGTAGCCGAAAGTCCAAAAATTGAACGAAAATTTTCCGGCAAAAAGATTCCTCCTAAACCGCCAGTTCGTAGTCATTTTACAAAATCTGAAAATAAGTTGCAGAGTATAGAACGTACGTCCTCAAGCAAACCCGTTACGGACACTACACGAGTTGATGAACCGAGTAGCAGTTCAGTGAAAATCATAGAAACCTCTTTTGTCTCAAAAACTCCACAAACTGAGCCAAAGATTTTGGAACAAACTAGTTCTCCAGCCTCTCCAAGTCGCAGCTCTATTACAAGAACAGAACCCGAAGAGGAAAATAAGTTACAGAATGTAGAATATACATTGACAAACGAACAGTCAGCGGTTCTGGCCAAAGTTAAAATTGTAGAATCTTCCACTGCCATAGGAAGTCCACAACATGAACCAAAGattccacaacaacaaacaagctCTCCCGTCCCACCAAGACGCAGGAGTATTGCTAAAGAAAATAAGATCCAGATTGTTGAACCGATAGTGAAAGCTCTTCAAATTGATGAATCGACTAGTTCTTCAGCTGATACTGTATCAGAAGTAACGAAAACTGATTCAAAGATTGTATCTTCATCTATAGCTGCAGGATCAAATGATGTTGAAACTAAAacagttaaatttattaaaagttcaCAAACTGAGCACAAAATCGCAGATCAAACAAATTTACCGAAGCCGACAACTTCAGAGCTTTCCCTTATTGAAGAAACTAAGATAGCGAATACAGAACACACTTTAACAAACGTTGCGGGGACAGGAAATTTGTCTGAAGATAGAATAAATAGACAACCTCTAAGTCAATCAAGTGAACGCAAAGGCCTTAATAATCTTTCAACTGCTCAAAAGTATTGTttcaaagaaaacaacaacgcTGAGAATTACGAGTACTTAAACAAGCCTTTGACAATTTTTGAAAACTCTGAGAGGAAATCAGAACGACCTGACGATGGAGGAGCCCAACCCAAACCAAAATCAGTCAAAGAAATTATTGATTCAATCAATAGGAGTCAGAAACTGCTCAAAGATAGTGCGGCAAAGGGAACTACGGTGTATTCAACCGCTTTATACACTGAAAACAACAATATTGGACCGATAAGTAATCAAAGAAGTTCACAGGTGCCTTCGGAGATCTCTCCAAATATATTAACGGCCAGCAGCTCGGGTGCTCCGTTGGAAAATGAGCAGCAAGTGGAAGAaaactattttcaaaaaagcaaaatcaataaaacCGCCTTTCAATATCGTGAGTCTTCCCCAACAGCGTTAAATTTAGATTGGAATCCTCTGCCAAAACCAAAGAGAATTAATAACGGTTCatcaacttaa
- the LOC132798456 gene encoding mucin-3A isoform X2, translating to MTMRSSTGSERSSSQLSIYDYPEHLNPFADDDNHKRLRFWSLSKRGDNRRRSFSVGNLKELWPLKTFSLRKKKSSTLGIQKTSESPPVLRRSLEPNSLYPGDQAFRRQYTNSLQNINTPRGLRSSGTNFSPVHNPHQRSTISEGYLTPLSQRYHPTRSSQTSLVSSNPFESDIESDATDIGSVSLGGVRKSYRKKRRAPLAPTKEMLSKTSTPVNGKQEDSELKAEQNKAIRSLADEIEQFVNNSNETSTAPIPTVVVESPSPRPESPQTTNNNLEPPIFAKVRIPSKSTESDPSLQEGTITITTVTCTSTIDPVTEIKTVQIDSNLDQNTKSSPVAESPKIERKFSGKKIPPKPPVRSHFTKSENKLQSIERTSSSKPVTDTTRVDEPSSSSVKIIETSFVSKTPQTEPKILEQTSSPASPSRSSITRTEPEEENKLQNVEYTLTNEQSAVLAKVKIVESSTAIGSPQHEPKIPQQQTSSPVPPRRRSIAKENKIQIVEPIVKALQIDESTSSSADTVSEVTKTDSKIVSSSIAAGSNDVETKTVKFIKSSQTEHKIADQTNLPKPTTSELSLIEETKIANTEHTLTNVAGTGNLSEDRINRQPLSQSSERKGLNNLSTAQKYCFKENNNAENYEYLNKPLTIFENSERKSERPDDGGAQPKPKSVKEIIDSINRSQKLLKDSAAKGTTVYSTALYTENNNIGPISNQRSSQVPSEISPNILTASSSGAPLENEQQVEENYFQKSKINKTAFQYRESSPTALNLDWNPLPKPKRINNGSST from the exons AT GACGATGCGTTCGAGCACTGGTTCGGAGAGGTCTTCGAGTCAACTTTCAATATATGATTATCCAGAGCATTTGAATCCATTTGCCGATGATGACAATCACAAACGTTTGCGATTTTGGAGTTTATCAAAACGCGGCGATAACAGACGACGAAGTTTTTCGGTTGGAAACTTAAAAGAATTGTG GCCTCTCAAAACTTTTTCATTAAGAAAAAAGAAGTCATCGACTTTGGGTATACAGAAGACATCAGAAAGCCCTCCAGTTTTACGTCGGAGTTTAGAACCAAACTCTCTGTACCCAGGAGACCAGGCCTTCAGAAGACAATATACGAATTCCTTGCAGAATATCAATACACCAAGAGGT CTAAGATCGAGCGGTACAAACTTTAGTCCCGTTCACAATCCCCATCAACGGTCAACAATAAGTGAAGGGTATTTAACGCCGTTAAGTCAACGATACCATCCAACCag ATCTTCACAGACCAGTTTAGTGAGCTCAAATCCATTTGAAAGTGATATAGAGTCGGATGCGACCGACATTGGAAGTGTTTCACTTGGCGGAGTCCGCAAATCCTATCGCAAAAAGAGAAGAGCACCTTTAGCACCAACTAAGGAGATG ctGAGTAAGACGTCGACTCCCGTAAATGGAAAACAAGAGGATAGTGAATTGAAAGCTGAGCAAAATAAAGCGATTCGATCCCTTGCCGATGAAATAgaacaatttgtaaataatagtAATGAGACTTCAACTGCTCCAATCCCAACAGTCGTAGTGGAGTCCCCCTCTCCTCGCCCTGAAAGTCCTCAAACTACAAACAACAACTTAGAACCGCCAATATTCGCTAAAGTTCGAATCCCAAGCAAATCTACCGAAAGTGATCCAAGTTTGCAGGAGGGTACGATAACAATAACGACTGTAACTTGTACTTCAACGATCGATCCTGTGACAGAAATTAAAACTGTGCAAATAGATAGTAATTTAGATCAAAACACAAAGTCTTCCCCTGTAGCCGAAAGTCCAAAAATTGAACGAAAATTTTCCGGCAAAAAGATTCCTCCTAAACCGCCAGTTCGTAGTCATTTTACAAAATCTGAAAATAAGTTGCAGAGTATAGAACGTACGTCCTCAAGCAAACCCGTTACGGACACTACACGAGTTGATGAACCGAGTAGCAGTTCAGTGAAAATCATAGAAACCTCTTTTGTCTCAAAAACTCCACAAACTGAGCCAAAGATTTTGGAACAAACTAGTTCTCCAGCCTCTCCAAGTCGCAGCTCTATTACAAGAACAGAACCCGAAGAGGAAAATAAGTTACAGAATGTAGAATATACATTGACAAACGAACAGTCAGCGGTTCTGGCCAAAGTTAAAATTGTAGAATCTTCCACTGCCATAGGAAGTCCACAACATGAACCAAAGattccacaacaacaaacaagctCTCCCGTCCCACCAAGACGCAGGAGTATTGCTAAAGAAAATAAGATCCAGATTGTTGAACCGATAGTGAAAGCTCTTCAAATTGATGAATCGACTAGTTCTTCAGCTGATACTGTATCAGAAGTAACGAAAACTGATTCAAAGATTGTATCTTCATCTATAGCTGCAGGATCAAATGATGTTGAAACTAAAacagttaaatttattaaaagttcaCAAACTGAGCACAAAATCGCAGATCAAACAAATTTACCGAAGCCGACAACTTCAGAGCTTTCCCTTATTGAAGAAACTAAGATAGCGAATACAGAACACACTTTAACAAACGTTGCGGGGACAGGAAATTTGTCTGAAGATAGAATAAATAGACAACCTCTAAGTCAATCAAGTGAACGCAAAGGCCTTAATAATCTTTCAACTGCTCAAAAGTATTGTttcaaagaaaacaacaacgcTGAGAATTACGAGTACTTAAACAAGCCTTTGACAATTTTTGAAAACTCTGAGAGGAAATCAGAACGACCTGACGATGGAGGAGCCCAACCCAAACCAAAATCAGTCAAAGAAATTATTGATTCAATCAATAGGAGTCAGAAACTGCTCAAAGATAGTGCGGCAAAGGGAACTACGGTGTATTCAACCGCTTTATACACTGAAAACAACAATATTGGACCGATAAGTAATCAAAGAAGTTCACAGGTGCCTTCGGAGATCTCTCCAAATATATTAACGGCCAGCAGCTCGGGTGCTCCGTTGGAAAATGAGCAGCAAGTGGAAGAaaactattttcaaaaaagcaaaatcaataaaacCGCCTTTCAATATCGTGAGTCTTCCCCAACAGCGTTAAATTTAGATTGGAATCCTCTGCCAAAACCAAAGAGAATTAATAACGGTTCatcaacttaa
- the LOC132798456 gene encoding mucin-3A isoform X1, with the protein MTTMRSSTGSERSSSQLSIYDYPEHLNPFADDDNHKRLRFWSLSKRGDNRRRSFSVGNLKELWPLKTFSLRKKKSSTLGIQKTSESPPVLRRSLEPNSLYPGDQAFRRQYTNSLQNINTPRGLRSSGTNFSPVHNPHQRSTISEGYLTPLSQRYHPTRSSQTSLVSSNPFESDIESDATDIGSVSLGGVRKSYRKKRRAPLAPTKEMLSKTSTPVNGKQEDSELKAEQNKAIRSLADEIEQFVNNSNETSTAPIPTVVVESPSPRPESPQTTNNNLEPPIFAKVRIPSKSTESDPSLQEGTITITTVTCTSTIDPVTEIKTVQIDSNLDQNTKSSPVAESPKIERKFSGKKIPPKPPVRSHFTKSENKLQSIERTSSSKPVTDTTRVDEPSSSSVKIIETSFVSKTPQTEPKILEQTSSPASPSRSSITRTEPEEENKLQNVEYTLTNEQSAVLAKVKIVESSTAIGSPQHEPKIPQQQTSSPVPPRRRSIAKENKIQIVEPIVKALQIDESTSSSADTVSEVTKTDSKIVSSSIAAGSNDVETKTVKFIKSSQTEHKIADQTNLPKPTTSELSLIEETKIANTEHTLTNVAGTGNLSEDRINRQPLSQSSERKGLNNLSTAQKYCFKENNNAENYEYLNKPLTIFENSERKSERPDDGGAQPKPKSVKEIIDSINRSQKLLKDSAAKGTTVYSTALYTENNNIGPISNQRSSQVPSEISPNILTASSSGAPLENEQQVEENYFQKSKINKTAFQYRESSPTALNLDWNPLPKPKRINNGSST; encoded by the exons ATGAC GACGATGCGTTCGAGCACTGGTTCGGAGAGGTCTTCGAGTCAACTTTCAATATATGATTATCCAGAGCATTTGAATCCATTTGCCGATGATGACAATCACAAACGTTTGCGATTTTGGAGTTTATCAAAACGCGGCGATAACAGACGACGAAGTTTTTCGGTTGGAAACTTAAAAGAATTGTG GCCTCTCAAAACTTTTTCATTAAGAAAAAAGAAGTCATCGACTTTGGGTATACAGAAGACATCAGAAAGCCCTCCAGTTTTACGTCGGAGTTTAGAACCAAACTCTCTGTACCCAGGAGACCAGGCCTTCAGAAGACAATATACGAATTCCTTGCAGAATATCAATACACCAAGAGGT CTAAGATCGAGCGGTACAAACTTTAGTCCCGTTCACAATCCCCATCAACGGTCAACAATAAGTGAAGGGTATTTAACGCCGTTAAGTCAACGATACCATCCAACCag ATCTTCACAGACCAGTTTAGTGAGCTCAAATCCATTTGAAAGTGATATAGAGTCGGATGCGACCGACATTGGAAGTGTTTCACTTGGCGGAGTCCGCAAATCCTATCGCAAAAAGAGAAGAGCACCTTTAGCACCAACTAAGGAGATG ctGAGTAAGACGTCGACTCCCGTAAATGGAAAACAAGAGGATAGTGAATTGAAAGCTGAGCAAAATAAAGCGATTCGATCCCTTGCCGATGAAATAgaacaatttgtaaataatagtAATGAGACTTCAACTGCTCCAATCCCAACAGTCGTAGTGGAGTCCCCCTCTCCTCGCCCTGAAAGTCCTCAAACTACAAACAACAACTTAGAACCGCCAATATTCGCTAAAGTTCGAATCCCAAGCAAATCTACCGAAAGTGATCCAAGTTTGCAGGAGGGTACGATAACAATAACGACTGTAACTTGTACTTCAACGATCGATCCTGTGACAGAAATTAAAACTGTGCAAATAGATAGTAATTTAGATCAAAACACAAAGTCTTCCCCTGTAGCCGAAAGTCCAAAAATTGAACGAAAATTTTCCGGCAAAAAGATTCCTCCTAAACCGCCAGTTCGTAGTCATTTTACAAAATCTGAAAATAAGTTGCAGAGTATAGAACGTACGTCCTCAAGCAAACCCGTTACGGACACTACACGAGTTGATGAACCGAGTAGCAGTTCAGTGAAAATCATAGAAACCTCTTTTGTCTCAAAAACTCCACAAACTGAGCCAAAGATTTTGGAACAAACTAGTTCTCCAGCCTCTCCAAGTCGCAGCTCTATTACAAGAACAGAACCCGAAGAGGAAAATAAGTTACAGAATGTAGAATATACATTGACAAACGAACAGTCAGCGGTTCTGGCCAAAGTTAAAATTGTAGAATCTTCCACTGCCATAGGAAGTCCACAACATGAACCAAAGattccacaacaacaaacaagctCTCCCGTCCCACCAAGACGCAGGAGTATTGCTAAAGAAAATAAGATCCAGATTGTTGAACCGATAGTGAAAGCTCTTCAAATTGATGAATCGACTAGTTCTTCAGCTGATACTGTATCAGAAGTAACGAAAACTGATTCAAAGATTGTATCTTCATCTATAGCTGCAGGATCAAATGATGTTGAAACTAAAacagttaaatttattaaaagttcaCAAACTGAGCACAAAATCGCAGATCAAACAAATTTACCGAAGCCGACAACTTCAGAGCTTTCCCTTATTGAAGAAACTAAGATAGCGAATACAGAACACACTTTAACAAACGTTGCGGGGACAGGAAATTTGTCTGAAGATAGAATAAATAGACAACCTCTAAGTCAATCAAGTGAACGCAAAGGCCTTAATAATCTTTCAACTGCTCAAAAGTATTGTttcaaagaaaacaacaacgcTGAGAATTACGAGTACTTAAACAAGCCTTTGACAATTTTTGAAAACTCTGAGAGGAAATCAGAACGACCTGACGATGGAGGAGCCCAACCCAAACCAAAATCAGTCAAAGAAATTATTGATTCAATCAATAGGAGTCAGAAACTGCTCAAAGATAGTGCGGCAAAGGGAACTACGGTGTATTCAACCGCTTTATACACTGAAAACAACAATATTGGACCGATAAGTAATCAAAGAAGTTCACAGGTGCCTTCGGAGATCTCTCCAAATATATTAACGGCCAGCAGCTCGGGTGCTCCGTTGGAAAATGAGCAGCAAGTGGAAGAaaactattttcaaaaaagcaaaatcaataaaacCGCCTTTCAATATCGTGAGTCTTCCCCAACAGCGTTAAATTTAGATTGGAATCCTCTGCCAAAACCAAAGAGAATTAATAACGGTTCatcaacttaa
- the LOC132798456 gene encoding uncharacterized protein LOC132798456 isoform X4 → MTTMRSSTGSERSSSQLSIYDYPEHLNPFADDDNHKRLRFWSLSKRGDNRRRSFSVGNLKELWPLKTFSLRKKKSSTLGIQKTSESPPVLRRSLEPNSLYPGDQAFRRQYTNSLQNINTPRGIFFS, encoded by the exons ATGAC GACGATGCGTTCGAGCACTGGTTCGGAGAGGTCTTCGAGTCAACTTTCAATATATGATTATCCAGAGCATTTGAATCCATTTGCCGATGATGACAATCACAAACGTTTGCGATTTTGGAGTTTATCAAAACGCGGCGATAACAGACGACGAAGTTTTTCGGTTGGAAACTTAAAAGAATTGTG GCCTCTCAAAACTTTTTCATTAAGAAAAAAGAAGTCATCGACTTTGGGTATACAGAAGACATCAGAAAGCCCTCCAGTTTTACGTCGGAGTTTAGAACCAAACTCTCTGTACCCAGGAGACCAGGCCTTCAGAAGACAATATACGAATTCCTTGCAGAATATCAATACACCAAGAGGT ATTTTTTTTAGCTAA
- the LOC132798455 gene encoding protein argonaute-3-like yields the protein MTGRGNLLALFKKKDEPSEISASIGDQTKDSGLDADQSLSSGEYRRVARDNVASELATSFQNVNISVGRGRGRGHFLQTFMAGGIQPVESISTTGSSEGIDMGATSSKFEVSVEKAGSDHNQNLVADAKTCITKPGLFLPNQIYGVKGNPINVSTNYICLNSDPSKGVYLYEVRFSPNVDSIHLRIKYLNEHKDKFGGTKTFDGSLLYLPILLKEELTTFVTKTAENCEIEIRLLFKKKESLKDCIQLYNILFDRIMRTLKYVKFDRKNFDPTQPKIIPTAKLEVWPGYVTAVDEYDGGLMLCCDVSHRLLCQRTVLEDLVDIYLNNKSCYQEQAKIYLLGSIIITRYNNRTYRIDDICFTENPQSMFETRNGSCSYIEYYKTHHNINIKDIKQPLLISKKQQKYEKNASKDEDEIRYSLIPELCYLTGIHDNIRNDKKLMRDIAAVTRVTPNQRILALEKYVKNVNKNVEAKQILANWGLTLANNNVSVVGRKLLDEQIYFANKTVSAGPNADFSRDATNSELLDVVHIDNWLLIYHKNDLNACNSFMKHMETCCAAFGMRINKPKKLILDQDRIDSYVDALRRNIVSETQIVVCICPTSRDDRYSAIKKICCAELPVASQIINARTLFNDGKNRSIVQKIILQMNCKLGGSLWSVKIPFKKVMICGIDSYHDPSQKSSSVAAFVASLNATYTQWYSKAVVQTKREELVNGLTSAFECAMESYKRRNGYLPDSVIIYRDGVGDGQLNLCSMYEIPQFEAISGKNIKITFIVVQKRINTRFFTGSNNNYTNPSPGTVVDKGITRAQMYDFFLVSQSVRQGTVSPTHFVVLRDDSNYGPDIIQKLSYKLCFLYYNWPGTVRIPACCMYAHKMAYLIGQSVQRNTSATLAEKLFYL from the exons ATGACTGGTCGTGGCAACTTATTGGCTTtgttcaaaaaaaaagatgagcCTTCCGAAATTTCGGCTAGTATTGGCGATCAAACTAAGGATAGCGGCTTGGATGCTGATCAATCGCTATCAAGCGGCGAGTATCGGCGTGTTGCCAGGGACAATGTCGCCAGCGAATTAGCAACATCTTTTCAAAATGTCAATATCTCAGTTGGACGTGGGCGCGGTCGTGGCCATTTTTTGCAAACATTTATGGCCGGTGGAATTCAGCCTGTGGAGAGCATAAGTACCACAGGATCCTCTGAGGGAATTGACATGGGTGCGACTTCAAGCAAATTCGAAGTGTCTGTGGAAAAAGCAGGTTCAGATCACAATCAAAACTTAGTGGCCGATGCTAAGACTTGCATTACCAAGCCGGGCTTATTTTtaccaaatcaaatttatggcGTAAAAG GCAACCCGATTAATGTGTCAACCAATTACATTTGCCTTAACTCTGATCCCAGCAAGGGAGTCTATTTGTACGAAGTGCGTTTTAGTCCCAATGTCGATTCAATCCACTTAAGGATCAAATACTTAAACGAGCATAAGGATAAATTTGGCGGCACAAAGACCTTTGATGGTTCCTTATTATATTTACCAATTTTGCTCAAAGAAGAATTGACAACGTTTGTTACCAAAACTGcggaaaattgtgaaattgaaatacgTTTGCTATTCAAGAAGAAAGAGTCCCTCAAGGACTGCATTCAACTCTACAACATTCTATTTGATCGCATTATGCGTACGCTCAAGTATGTGAAATTCGATCGCAAAAACTTTGATCCCAcacaaccaaaaataatacctACTGCAAAATTAGAAGTATGGCCTGGATATGTGACAGCTGTCGACGAATACGATGGCGGTTTGATGCTTTGCTGTGATGTATCGCACCGATTGCTATGCCAAAGGACCGTGTTGGAAGACCTCGTTGACATCTATCTGAACAATAAGAGTTGCTATCAGGAGCAGGCGAAAATCTATTTATTGGGTAGCATTATTATTACCAGATATAATAATCGTACATATAGAATTGATGATATTTGCTTTACTGAAAATCCACAATCGATGTTTGAAACACGCAACGGATCTTGCAGTTATATCGAATATTACAAGACACATcacaatattaatatcaaaGACATCAAACAGCCGTTATTGataagcaaaaaacaacagaaatatgaaaaaaatgcGAGCAAAGATGAAGATGAAATACGGTATTCTTTAATACCCGAACTATGCTATTTGACTGGCATCCATGATAATATTCGTAATGATAAAAAACTTATGCGAGACATTGCAGCAGTTACGCGAGTTACGCCAAATCAACGGATCTTGGCTTTAGAGAAGTAcgtaaaaaatgtaaataaaaatgtcgaGGCAAAGCAAATTCTTGCCAATTGGGGATTGACGCTAGCCAATAACAACGTCAGCGTCGTTGGTCGCAAACTACTTGAcgagcaaatatattttgcgaatAAAACTGTATCCGCCGGTCCAAATGCTGATTTTTCGCGAGATGCAACCAACAGTGAATTACTCGATGTTGTTCACATAGATAATTGGCTTTTGATATATCACAAAAACGATTTGAATGCTTGCAATTCATTCATGAAACATATGGAGACATGTTGTGCCGCATTTGGTATGCGCATAAATAAACCAAAGAAATTGATATTGGATCAGGATCGCATAGACTCTTATGTGGATGCTCTACGTCGCAACATCGTCAGTGAAACTCAAATAGTTGTTTGTATTTGTCCCACCAGCAGAGACGACAGATACTCTGCGATTAAAAAGATTTGTTGTGCTGAATTACCTGTCGCCTCACAG ATAATCAACGCCAGAACATTGTTCAATGATGGTAAGAATCGCTCGATAGTCCAAAAGATTATATTACAAATGAACTGCAAATTGGGTGGTTCCTTGTGGTCTGTGAAAATTCCATTCAAAAAAGTAATGATTTGTGGCATCGATTCGTATCATGATCCCAGCCAAAAGAGCAGCTCTGTAGCGG CATTTGTCGCTTCGTTAAACGCAACCTATACGCAGTGGTATAGCAAGGCGGTTGTGCAAACCAAACGAGAAGAGTTGGTTAATGGTCTAACTTCGGCTTTTGAGTGTGCTATGGAGAGCTATAAGCGGCGCAATGGTTACCTTCCGGACAGTGTTATAATTTACAG AGATGGCGTTGGGGATGGTCAACTAAATCTATGCTCAATGTATGAGATTCCCCAATTCGAGGCTATTAgtggcaaaaatataaaaataacgtTTATAGTTGTCCAGAAGCGTATAAATACGCGATTCTTTACG GGAAGTAACAACAATTACACAAATCCATCGCCGGGAACCGTAGTTGACAAGGGCATAACACGAGCTCAAATGTATGATTTCTTCTTGGTTTCCCAATCGGTCCGACAAGGAACTGTAAGCCCAACTCATTTCGTTGTGCTACGAGATGATTCGAATTACGGACCagatataatacaaaaattaagttACAAGCTAtgctttttatattataattggCCTGGAACTGTTCGCATTCCAGCGTGCTGCATG tACGCTCATAAGATGGCTTACTTGATTGGCCAAAGCGTTCAGCGTAATACATCGGCTACTCTTGCagagaaattattttatttataa